From the Astatotilapia calliptera chromosome 6, fAstCal1.2, whole genome shotgun sequence genome, one window contains:
- the LOC113024554 gene encoding neuroblast differentiation-associated protein AHNAK-like gives MPSHRRGRSLSEALTLEQLEEGGVVISSINNVSSGKGLKEGDEILGATINFDQLSKEEVSKVLKLMEPFDDKVQVLTRSNRSKSLDNLDQCTKGPGAMLTDSYNKLYNTKIKKFLMDDVPSVEGGYVNGEFTAKPPVQSSSKVNQRNDMGLPRLGVDFGLLKSKTLITDANADSHSYEGSLTDGSNLNLPPLGLGLNGTNLSEAQVPRFKIGARCPDLDLPEDPNVSTTSCMQLQNTDHPSFDNAMRNLENPQIGLEVPEVDVGLKGSNITTPEMGIDLDGRSFCGPSVNSSVPKVAIEGRNQEFKMPTFKLPDLGLSGSSFSGPECDVKHEGTPGKLSLKYSKRLKNPDLNLDDSSSYVKSPQLRLSGISPDSEQGMLGINVSKPDISGTDTDMPLGEIKMSHKKPRISLKSPDLDLDAQSGMLKSDTDVKTPDLRLKTSKLKGGMSAPDANIPKADLKGENWATDAPSVSIKGPSGKYRAPTFRMPKFDLPVIQVPGLNGDLDGLDGQLSGTLPRGSNLKLNAPDINVPNVDLKAQKLKINAPKANLDFPSGDLKMPELHGPDWDVNAPSGKLKMPKFNLSGTLPKGPNLDLNADLNSPDLNPRAPKIKGGIDAPDMDLPDMDLKAPKLDMNTPDVNIGSPKGKLKFPKMKMPKFNLPSLKGPEIDGNLEGPNINTPNVNLKGPKADLDLDISGPSGKFKKPNLNLPDLGLSGPKLEGPNLDLKTPDLDISGPNFSGGINAPDINMPNIDLKAPKLKMDKPNANLDLPSDKVKMPKLDGPDWGVNAPSGKLKMPKFNLSGTLPKGPNLDLNTDLK, from the exons ATG CCTTCACACCGCAGGGGAAGAAGCCTCTCTGAAGCCCTGACCTTGGAGCAGTtagaggagggaggggtggTCATTTCCAGTATCAATAATGTCTCTTCCGGCAAAGGACTAAAGGAAG GGGATGAAATTCTGGGGGCAACAATCAATTTTGATCAACTGTCCAAAGAAGAGGTGTCAAAAGTACTGAAGCTGATGGAGCCATTTGATGATAAAGTTCAAGTCCTCACTCGAAGCAACCGGAGCAAGAGCCTTGACAATCTGGACCAGTGTACCAAGGGTCCTGGGGCT ATGCTGACGGATTCCTACAACAAACTGTACAACACCAAAATCAAGAAGTTTTTGATGGATGATGTACCCAGTGTTGAAGGGGGCTACGTGAATGGGGAGTTTACTGCCAAACCACCTGTACAAAGCTCATCCAAGGTCAACCAAAGAAATGACATGGGGCTGCCTCGCCTTGGAGTTGACTTTGGACTTCTGAAATCCAAGACTTTAATCACAGATGCTAATGCTGATTCACACTCTTATGAGGGAAGCTTAACAGATGGCAGCAATCTGAATCTTCCACCACTAGGTCTTGGCTTGAATGGGACTAATCTAAGTGAAGCTCAGGTTCCAAGATTCAAAATCGGTGCCAGATGTCCAGATCTAGACTTACCAGAAGACCCAAATGTCAGCACTACATCTTGTATGCAATTGCAAAATACTGACCACCCATCATTTGACAATGCAATGCGAAATCTTGAAAATCCTCAAATTGGACTTGAAGTTCCAGAAGTAGATGTAGGCCTAAAAGGTTCAAACATTACTACCCCTGAAATGGGGATAGACCTTGATGGCAGAAGTTTCTGTGGTCCATCTGTTAATTCCAGCGTTCCCAAAGTGGCCATTGAAGGAAGAAACCAGGAATTCAAAATGCCTACATTTAAACTGCCAGATCTGGGCCTCTCAGGATCTTCTTTTAGTGGTCCAGAATGTGACGTTAAGCATGAAGGCACACCAGGGAAACTCAGTCTAAAGTATTCCAAGAGACTGAAAAACCCAGATCTAAATTTGGACGATTCTTCCAGTTATGTAAAATCACCCCAGCTTAGGCTGTCTGGGATATCACCTGATTCAGAGCAAGGAATGTTGGGTATTAATGTATCAAAACCAGATATCAGTGGAACAGACACTGACATGCCTTTAGGTGAAATCAAGATGTCACACAAGAAACCAAGGATTTCTCTTAAATCTCCTGATTTAGATTTGGACGCTCAATCTGGCATGCTCAAAAGTGACACTGATGTTAAAACACCTGACCTAAGATTGAAAACATCAAAACTAAAAGGTGGCATGTCTGCACCTGATGCAAACATTCCCAAAGCTGACCTTAAGGGTGAAAATTGGGCCACTGATGCTCCATCAGTTAGTATTAAAGGTCCATCTGGAAAATACAGGGCTCCAACGTTTAGAATGCCCAAATTTGACTTACCAGTCATTCAGGTTCCTGGTTTGAATGGAGACTTGGATGGACTCGATGGACAGCTTTCAGGTACACTGCCTAGAGGGTcaaatttaaaactaaatgcACCTGACATAAATGTGCCAAATGTTGACCTCAAagcacaaaaactaaaaattaaTGCACCAAAAGCTAACTTAGACTTTCCATCAGGCGATCTCAAAATGCCAGAACTTCATGGTCCAGATTGGGATGTTAATGCTCCTTCtgggaaattaaaaatgccTAAATTTAATCTGTCAGGGACACTGCCTAAAGGACCAAATTTAGACCTGAACGCAGATCTGAATTCCCCAGATCTTAATCCAAGAGCTCCAAAGATAAAGGGTGGAATTGATGCACCTGATATGGACTTACCAGACATGGATCTGAAAGCTCCCAAATTAGATATGAACACTCCAGATGTCAACATTGGCTCACCAAAAGGGAAGCTGAAATTCCCCAAAATGAAAATGCCTAAATTCAACCTTCCAAGCCTTAAAGGTCCTGAAATTGATGGCAACTTGGAAGGTCCAAACATAAATACACCCAATGTCAACCTCAAAGGTCCTAAAGCGGATCTTGATCTAGATATTTCTGGTCCATCTGGCAAGTTTAAAAAGCCAAACCTGAATCTGCCTGATTTAGGTCTTTCTGGTCCAAAGTTAGAAGGCCCTAACTTGGACCTTAAAACACCTGACCTAGATATCTCTGGTCCCAATTTCAGTGGTGGAATAAACGCACCTGACATAAACATGCCAAACATTGACCTCAAAGCCCCAAAGCTGAAAATGGATAAACCAAATGCCAACTTGGACTTGCCATCAGACAAAGTTAAAATGCCTAAACTTGATGGTCCAGATTGGGGTGTTAATGCTCCTTCtgggaaattaaaaatgccTAAATTTAATCTGTCAGGGACACTGCCTAAAGGACCAAATTTGGACCTAAACACAGACCtgaa ATAA